In Bacteroidota bacterium, the genomic window CTAAATTTTCCTCATCCGCCAACTGACTTGCTACTGGATCAAATGGCGCATGCATTCCCGGCACCCAATCATCGCCAATCATTGCTCGTAAATCTTTCCAAGACATCTTATTAACTTTCTGTGCATCCGGAAATTTATTCGGATCCTTATCATAAATATAATCAATATTCGATAAATTGATAATCTTTTTAATTCCTAAATATTTTGCTAAAAGAGCTGTTGCATAATCAGTCGAACGTCCTGGTCGCCATCCCGCTGCAATCATAATTGGCTCCTTACTTTTATAAAAATCTTCAAGATCGTGCGGATTTGTATTAATCCGTGGATAAGCATAGTCCCTAAAAATTGTCCGAATTAAATGACCATTTAACCGCGTTGCATGAATCCCTAACCAATCTTTGTCCTCAGCAGTCAAACCATCAGCAATTGCTTCCGCTGATTCATTGTACCGCCGACAAGTCTTCCCACCACCTGTAGTTAAAACAAATTTTTGATCTCTTTCTTCAATCTGATCAATGATAATTTTGCGAAACTTTTTTAAAAAATCAACATCAATCTGCTCAGGTACAATTAAAGACCCGCCCAAGTTAATAATGAAAGTATTTTTCTTTTGCATAAATTTATTTAATTAATTATACCATTAATCATAATAAACCAAAAACCAAAAAAACTCAAATTGAGAGTGAATTCATCTAAAAATACACACAATAACATAATCACTCAATAACATCAGTGATTCATTTTATTCTTTGATATATTTTTTCAAAAACAAAAAACACTTCATTTTATAAAAGTATTGTTAGATACACAACGTCTAGCATTGACCTACTCTCACCCAAAGGGCTACCATCGGCGCTGGAGGGCTTAACTGCTGAGTTCGGTATGGGATCAGGTGTAACACCTTCGCCAGAAACACTAGACGTTCTACATCCAACAAAAACTTTTTAAATAAAGTGTTTGAAATAACTTTTCATTTATCCTGTCTTGATAAAAAATACCAAGAACAGGATAAATTAAAGTTAATTTTTGAAATTTATATTTATGAGTATGTTTCACTTACAAAGATAAAGGTATACCTTTTCCATCAAATTTTCCTAAATTGTCAATTCTTAAAAACAAATAAAAGAAAAAAGTTATTGATATATTAGTACTCCTCGACTTAACATCTCACGATGCTTATATCTAGAGCCTATCAACCTAGTCATCTTCTAGGATATCTGTGCCTTATCTTGGGAGTGGCTTCCCGCTTAGATGCTTTCAGCGGTTATCCATTCCAAACTTAGCTACTCGACAGTGCTCCTGGCGGAACAGCCGATACACCAGAGGTTTGTTCTTTCCGGTCCTCTCGTACTAGGAAAGACTTCCCTCAAGCACACACGCCTACAGCAGATAGAGACCAACCTGTCTCACGACGGTTTGAACCCAGCTCGCGTACCTCTTTAAATGGCGAACAGCCATACCCTTGGGACCTGCTCCAGCCCCAGGATGAGATGAGCCGACATCGAGGTGCCAAACTCCTTCGTCGATGTGAACTCTTGGAAGGAATTAGCCTGTTATCCCCGGGGTAACTTTTATCCGATGATCTTCCGCGCTACTACAAGCCACGGTCGGTTCACTAACTTATACTTTCGTAACTGAG contains:
- the pyrH gene encoding UMP kinase; its protein translation is MQKKNTFIINLGGSLIVPEQIDVDFLKKFRKIIIDQIEERDQKFVLTTGGGKTCRRYNESAEAIADGLTAEDKDWLGIHATRLNGHLIRTIFRDYAYPRINTNPHDLEDFYKSKEPIMIAAGWRPGRSTDYATALLAKYLGIKKIINLSNIDYIYDKDPNKFPDAQKVNKMSWKDLRAMIGDDWVPGMHAPFDPVASQLADEENL